One stretch of Streptomyces sp. NBC_01142 DNA includes these proteins:
- a CDS encoding HAMP domain-containing sensor histidine kinase, whose protein sequence is MRWALIKVSLAVTAMVVLAFALPLGLVIKEMASDRAFSNAERQAATIGPTLSITADRGPLERAVMSTPAGSAGRMAVHIPAATEPGSRPLEIGTRRAAKKDIATTQRLGRATITEVTGGSALLQPTAIGTGQIAVIEVFVPEGEVSNGVGTAWLVLAGVGIALIVGSVAVADRLGVRMVQPAQRLAGAAHDLGEGKLGARVPEEGPTELRSAAIAFNSMADQVVQLLANERELAADLSHRLRTPLTVLRLNAASLGSGPAADQTRAAVEQLEREVDTIIRTARDAKPQTAATGPGAGCDASEVVRERMEFWSALAEDEGRKVRVAGVDRPVRIPVARPELAAALDALLGNVFRHTPEGTAFSVDVHNGDDAVIVLVSDAGAGIADPEAALARGNSGARDGSTGLGLDIVRRVAESTGGDVRIGSSVLGGTEVRIWIGLDPREYAAAERRRGHRGTVKRRKRASA, encoded by the coding sequence ATGAGATGGGCGCTGATCAAGGTCTCCCTGGCCGTCACCGCCATGGTCGTACTGGCCTTCGCGCTGCCGCTGGGCCTCGTCATCAAGGAGATGGCCAGCGACCGGGCCTTCTCCAACGCCGAGCGGCAGGCCGCCACCATCGGCCCCACCCTCTCCATCACCGCCGACCGCGGCCCGCTGGAACGGGCCGTGATGTCCACACCGGCCGGCTCGGCCGGCCGGATGGCCGTGCACATCCCGGCCGCCACCGAGCCCGGCAGCCGGCCGCTGGAGATCGGCACCCGCCGGGCCGCCAAGAAGGACATCGCGACCACCCAGCGCCTCGGCCGCGCCACCATCACCGAGGTGACCGGCGGCTCCGCGCTGCTCCAGCCCACCGCGATCGGCACCGGCCAGATCGCGGTCATCGAGGTCTTCGTTCCCGAGGGCGAGGTCTCCAACGGCGTCGGCACCGCCTGGCTGGTACTCGCCGGCGTCGGCATCGCGCTGATCGTCGGCTCGGTCGCCGTCGCCGACCGGCTCGGCGTCCGGATGGTGCAGCCCGCCCAGCGGCTCGCGGGCGCCGCGCACGACCTGGGGGAGGGCAAGCTGGGCGCGCGCGTACCCGAGGAGGGACCGACCGAACTGCGCTCCGCCGCCATCGCCTTCAACTCCATGGCCGACCAGGTGGTCCAGCTCCTCGCCAACGAACGCGAACTGGCGGCGGACCTCTCGCACCGGCTGCGTACGCCGCTGACCGTGCTGCGCCTCAATGCCGCCTCTCTCGGCAGCGGCCCCGCCGCCGACCAGACCAGGGCAGCGGTCGAGCAGTTGGAGCGCGAGGTCGACACGATCATCCGTACGGCCAGGGACGCCAAACCGCAGACCGCGGCGACCGGCCCCGGCGCGGGCTGCGACGCCTCCGAGGTCGTCCGGGAGCGGATGGAATTCTGGTCGGCGCTGGCGGAGGACGAGGGCCGCAAGGTGCGGGTCGCGGGCGTCGACCGCCCCGTACGCATCCCGGTCGCCCGCCCCGAACTGGCCGCCGCACTCGACGCGCTGCTCGGGAACGTCTTCCGCCACACCCCCGAGGGCACGGCCTTCTCGGTGGACGTGCACAACGGCGACGACGCGGTCATCGTCCTGGTCTCGGACGCGGGCGCCGGTATCGCCGACCCGGAGGCGGCGCTGGCCCGCGGCAACAGCGGGGCCAGGGACGGTTCGACGGGCCTCGGACTGGACATCGTGCGCCGGGTCGCGGAGTCGACGGGCGGAGACGTACGGATCGGCAGCTCGGTGCTCGGCGGCACAGAGGTACGGATCTGGATCGGCCTCGATCCCCGCGAGTACGCGGCCGCGGAGCGACGGCGGGGCCACCGCGGGACGGTCAAGCGCCGCAAGCGCGCATCCGCCTGA
- a CDS encoding response regulator transcription factor, translating into MASVLVVEDDQFVRSALIRHLTEASHTVRSVGTALEALREVAHFRFDVVILDLGLPDLDGSEALKMLRGITDVPVIIATARDDETEIVRLLNDGADDYLIKPFSVEHLSARMAAVLRRSRVAAGEAPPSRVIQVGGLSIDPLRRQAELDGNALDLTRREFDLLAFLAGRPGVVVPRKELLAEVWQQSYGDDQTIDVHLSWLRRKLGETAARPRYLHTLRGVGVKLEPPGQPGSHGHGPHGHGPTGHRPNGHQP; encoded by the coding sequence ATGGCAAGTGTGCTCGTGGTCGAGGACGACCAGTTCGTGCGCTCCGCCCTCATCAGGCACTTGACCGAGGCCTCCCACACCGTACGGAGCGTCGGCACGGCCCTCGAGGCGCTGCGCGAGGTGGCCCATTTCCGATTCGATGTCGTCATCCTCGACCTCGGACTGCCCGATCTGGACGGGTCCGAGGCACTGAAGATGCTGCGCGGAATCACCGACGTACCGGTGATCATCGCGACCGCGCGGGACGACGAGACGGAGATCGTGCGGCTGCTCAACGACGGTGCCGACGACTACCTCATCAAGCCTTTCTCCGTGGAGCATCTGTCGGCACGGATGGCGGCCGTACTGCGCCGCTCGCGCGTCGCCGCCGGGGAGGCTCCGCCGAGCCGGGTCATCCAGGTCGGCGGGCTCTCCATCGACCCGCTGCGCCGCCAGGCCGAGTTGGACGGGAACGCCCTCGACCTCACCCGTCGGGAGTTCGACCTGCTGGCCTTCCTGGCCGGGCGGCCCGGCGTGGTCGTGCCCCGCAAGGAGCTGCTCGCCGAGGTCTGGCAGCAGAGTTACGGCGACGACCAGACCATCGACGTCCATCTGAGCTGGCTGCGCCGCAAGCTCGGTGAGACCGCGGCACGGCCCCGCTACCTGCACACCCTGCGCGGCGTCGGCGTGAAGCTGGAGCCGCCGGGCCAACCCGGTTCCCACGGGCACGGTCCTCACGGGCACGGTCCGACGGGACACCGTCCGAACGGGCATCAGCCATGA
- a CDS encoding spermidine synthase, with protein MAKSKRRGRTDGGGSEAVLEQVDGGMAELIPDRERPHGWTLLIDGAPQSHVDLDDPTHLSFEYQRRLGHIADLAAPPGRPLQVVHLGGGAFTLARYIAATRPRSTQQIVELDAALVQLVRRKLPWDPNARIRVRSIDARDGLGKVQDDWADLVIADVFSGARTPAHLTSTEFLGEVRRVLKPGGYYAANLADGPPLAHIRAQVATAAAVFPELALAADPTVLRGRRFGNAVLLASDVTLPVAELTRRIAGDPHPGRVEHGRTLTDFTGGAAAVTDASAKPSPAPPPAVFR; from the coding sequence GTGGCAAAGAGCAAGCGGCGCGGCCGTACGGACGGGGGCGGCTCCGAAGCTGTCCTGGAACAGGTGGACGGCGGGATGGCGGAGCTGATACCCGACCGGGAGCGGCCGCACGGCTGGACGCTGCTGATCGACGGCGCCCCGCAGTCCCATGTCGACCTCGACGACCCCACCCATCTCTCCTTCGAGTACCAGCGCCGCCTCGGCCACATCGCCGATCTCGCCGCCCCGCCCGGCCGCCCCCTCCAGGTCGTCCATCTCGGCGGCGGGGCCTTCACGCTCGCCCGCTACATCGCCGCCACCCGCCCCCGCTCCACCCAGCAGATAGTCGAGCTGGACGCAGCCCTGGTCCAACTGGTGCGCAGAAAGCTTCCATGGGACCCGAACGCCCGTATCCGGGTCCGGTCCATCGATGCCCGCGACGGGCTCGGCAAGGTCCAGGACGACTGGGCGGACCTGGTGATAGCCGACGTGTTCAGCGGCGCCCGCACCCCCGCACATCTGACCAGCACCGAGTTCCTCGGCGAGGTGCGAAGAGTCCTGAAGCCGGGCGGGTACTACGCCGCCAACCTCGCCGACGGCCCGCCGCTCGCCCACATCCGCGCCCAGGTCGCCACCGCCGCCGCCGTCTTCCCCGAACTCGCGCTCGCCGCCGACCCGACCGTGCTGCGCGGCCGCCGCTTCGGCAACGCCGTGCTGCTCGCCTCGGACGTCACGCTGCCTGTCGCCGAACTGACCCGCCGCATCGCGGGCGACCCGCACCCCGGCCGGGTCGAACACGGCAGGACGCTCACCGACTTCACAGGCGGCGCGGCCGCGGTCACCGATGCGAGCGCCAAGCCCTCACCGGCACCGCCGCCGGCCGTCTTCAGGTAG
- a CDS encoding tetratricopeptide repeat protein: MTSSSQASRAVPNLAFRRLRGQRSPGEFAAAVRKAAREIGEQVSCDARYIGRVEAGEIRCPNYAYERVFLHMFPGLALEDLGFTARERVRGRGAGAPAARQLEQAHPFCPFDSTTPCTSFSDIDEESDVLRRAFMTSGSATVAAVSLGLGTMPAQRRVGEAEVSAVESAVRRIRLLDDRHGADGLYRQAAQPLRAAYALLDAGTATRRSTADRLHAGAGELAISVGWLAHDSGRCDDARSHYAEALATARVAGDPALEAHAFCNTSFLARDAGRHREAVRSAQAGQRAAHRLSSPRLLCLLAMREAGGWAGLADRTACEQAMARAHTLFDRGPSDADPEWMSFFGEPEREALEAQCWAALGEWARAARHARRATVLQDHRFTRNLALYRAELAMDLAHAGAPDEAAAAGHQVLDLLDEVQSSRIQTMLSDTARVLLPQRRTGGVSGFLDRHAGALRRT, translated from the coding sequence ATGACGTCATCGTCACAGGCATCACGGGCAGTTCCCAACCTCGCTTTCCGCAGGCTGCGCGGACAGCGCTCGCCGGGGGAGTTCGCGGCGGCGGTTCGCAAGGCCGCCCGGGAGATCGGCGAGCAGGTCTCGTGCGACGCCCGTTACATCGGGCGCGTCGAGGCCGGTGAGATCCGCTGTCCGAACTACGCCTACGAGCGGGTGTTCCTGCACATGTTCCCCGGCCTGGCGCTGGAGGACCTCGGTTTCACGGCGCGGGAGAGGGTACGCGGCCGGGGCGCGGGGGCTCCTGCCGCCCGGCAGCTCGAACAGGCCCACCCCTTCTGCCCTTTCGACAGCACCACCCCCTGCACCAGCTTCAGCGATATCGACGAGGAGAGCGACGTGCTGCGTCGCGCATTCATGACGAGCGGCTCCGCCACGGTGGCGGCCGTCTCCCTCGGGCTCGGCACCATGCCCGCACAGCGGCGAGTGGGCGAGGCGGAGGTGAGCGCCGTCGAATCGGCCGTGCGACGCATCCGGCTGCTCGACGACCGGCACGGCGCCGACGGGCTCTACCGGCAGGCCGCGCAGCCGCTGCGGGCCGCGTACGCCCTGCTCGACGCGGGGACCGCGACCCGCAGATCCACGGCCGACCGGTTGCACGCCGGGGCGGGCGAACTCGCCATCTCGGTGGGCTGGCTGGCTCACGACTCGGGCCGTTGCGACGACGCCCGCTCGCACTACGCGGAGGCGCTGGCGACCGCCCGGGTGGCGGGCGACCCGGCACTCGAGGCGCATGCCTTCTGCAATACGTCGTTCCTGGCCAGGGACGCCGGCCGGCACCGGGAGGCGGTGCGTTCGGCACAGGCGGGCCAGCGGGCGGCGCACCGGCTGTCCTCTCCCCGGCTGCTGTGCCTGCTGGCCATGCGGGAGGCGGGCGGCTGGGCGGGACTCGCGGACCGTACGGCCTGCGAGCAGGCGATGGCCCGGGCGCACACGCTCTTCGACCGGGGCCCGTCCGACGCCGACCCCGAGTGGATGTCCTTCTTCGGGGAGCCGGAACGGGAGGCGCTGGAGGCGCAGTGCTGGGCGGCGCTGGGCGAATGGGCCCGCGCGGCCCGCCACGCCCGGCGGGCGACGGTGCTCCAGGATCACCGCTTCACCCGGAACCTGGCGCTGTACCGGGCGGAACTCGCGATGGACCTCGCGCACGCGGGAGCTCCGGACGAGGCGGCGGCCGCGGGCCACCAGGTGCTGGACCTGCTGGACGAGGTCCAGTCGTCGCGCATCCAGACGATGCTGTCGGACACGGCCCGTGTCCTGCTCCCTCAGCGCCGGACGGGAGGCGTGTCCGGTTTCCTGGACCGCCACGCGGGGGCACTCCGCAGGACGTAA